The Symphalangus syndactylus isolate Jambi chromosome 3, NHGRI_mSymSyn1-v2.1_pri, whole genome shotgun sequence genome has a segment encoding these proteins:
- the C3H11orf71 gene encoding uncharacterized protein C11orf71 homolog yields MALNNVSLSAGDQRSRVAYRSSHGDLRPRASALAMVSGDGFLVSRPEAIHLGPRQAVRPSVRAESRRVNGGGRSPTRLINGREPDGRGRSRQARFSPYPIPAVEPDLLRSVLQQRLIALGVTTWTLKLFESATPDLRWCSTCSHSNIFEILVI; encoded by the exons ATGGCCCTGAACAATGTGTCCCTGTCCGCCGGTGATCAGAGGAGCAGGGTGGCCTACCGCTCTTCCCACGGTGACCTCAGACCGCGGGCGTCAGCGTTGGCGATGGTCTCCGGAGACGGCTTCCTCGTTTCCAGGCCTGAAGCGATTCATCTAGGACCTCGGCAGGCGGTGCGACCAAGCGTTCGGGCCGAGAGCCGTCGAGTGAATGGTGGCGGCCGGAGCCCAACCCGCCTTATAAATGGGAGGGAACCAGATGGCCGGGGCAGGAGCCGCCAAGCCAGATTCTCACCTTACCCGATCCCTGCCGTTGAACCCGATCTCCTAAGAAGTGTGCTGCAACAGCGTTTGATTGCATTAGGAG ttaCTACCTGGACCCTGAAGCTATTTGAGTCTGCAACCCCTGATTTAAGATGGTGTTCAACATGcagccattcaaatatttttgaaattttagtaaTATGA